The sequence AATGTAATTTTTTAAAAGTAGGACACTATGTATCAACAATCAGCCAGTAAAATGTATGCTCAAATCGACGTTGAAAGCGAGATTTTAAATGCCACGCCTTACCAGCTGATCCAGATCCTATTTAATGGGGCGCTTAGCGCCCTTCGCCGTGCATTAATCTTAATGGAGCAAGGAAATATCGCCGGTAAAGGCGAAAATATTTCTAAAGCCATTAATATTATTGGTAACGGATTAAAACAAGGTCTGGATAAAGAAAAAGGAGGCGAGCTTGCAGAGAATCTGGAGCTCCTTTATGACTATATGGTTAATCAGCTACTCGATGCTAACTTAAAAAATAATCCAGAAAAAATTCATGAAGTCATCAAGCTCTTAACTGAAATTTCTGATGCTTGGCAACAAATCGGCACACAGATTAATTCTTATTAAATTAGAGTGGACAACAATATGGATATTATGGCGGCTTACGAGCATGTTTTAAAATCAAGTGAGCAAATGTTAACGCTTGCCAAAGATCAGCAATGGGATAAGCTGATAGAAATGGAAATGGATTATTTAAAAAGCGTAGAAAGTATCACTAAGATGGTAAAACCTGCTGACGGTGAGCTGAGACTACAGCAATGCCTCACAGATATGCTAAAGAAAATCTTAGAAAACGAAAATGAGACGCGAAATTTATTACGAGCTCGTTTAGATGAGCTTGGTATATTAATAAGACAGACTGAACAAGAGCAGAGGGTACAAAATAGCTATGGTCAGTTTACCGAACATAGTTATTATCCTGATCTCAATCTTAAATAACTCTCCTCTGCGCCAAAAGCGGTTTTATTAGCTAATGGCGTCTTTACTTAGAAAAAACAATCCTTATTATTCAGCTTAACTTGTTATCGGTAACGTAAGAACCAACGTTAGCCATTTTATATTTTTTGTTTTTTATTTTTTATTTTTTATTTTTTATTTTTTATTTTTTATTTTTTATTTTTTATTTTTTATTTTTTATTTTTTATTTTTTATTTTTTATTTTTTATTTTTTATTTACACAGACATAGATTGTACAGATTGCACTAACACCATATCAATATGAGGTATGTTATCTTCAAGATACGTTTCCGAATCGATAACAAAACCGTGTGATTGATAAAATGAGACTAAATAAGCCTGCGCCATTATTTTTATTGTATGGGTATTAAAATGGCGACATGTAGTTGCAATTGCCTCTTTTATTAACTGATGTGCAATACCACTTCCTCGCTGATTTTGAGCAACAATGACCCGCCCTATTGACGCTTCTTTAAATGCAATACCTTGCGGTAATAAGCGGGCATAAGCAATGAGTTGCTGACTCTCTTTCTCTTTCGCAAATAGATGTAATGTCTTTTGATCTAGTCCATCAAGATCTTGATAAGCACATTGCTGTTCACAAATAAAAACCTGATTTCTTAAAGCTAAAATGGCGTAGAGCTCATCGGTGGTGAGTTGTGAAAATGATTTTAAAATCCAATTCATGCACTTTATCCCTTGGTTTAAAAGTGGCAACAAAACAGTCAATGATAATGCAATATCATCGATAAAATGTGTGTTTACTCTAATAATGAAATAATACGTTGATAGTCCGTTTTGCTAGTGAGGAATGCAGAAAATGGGCGATAAAACCGTTAATATCAATACATTCAGACTCCCCCATGAGCCTTTATTACTTTTATTACCTTTATGACTTTGCTTATCTATTTATAAAGATAATCTCAAAGTCGCTCTAACCCTTTCCACGCTCTGTTTTTTACTTCAGTCACTAAAATGGCAGGATTTAAGGTTATTTTTTCTGCAATTGAAAAAGCCAACTCGATAACTTCTTTGTGATCTTTAGTTTCAGTATGATAATTAAACTCTGCAACAGGCAGAACATATTTACCTTTCAAACCATCAATCTCTGTTTTAAATCCTTCTTTTACCATCTTTTGTGTTAATAACACATAGTCTGCATTTTCAGGATCGGATAACTCGACTCTAACAGTAAATTCAGGCATAGAAACCTCCTACAATCTGTCTATGTCTAATAAAATTCTGTTAGCTCTCATAAGTCAGTATATTAAATCAACAATCATTTTCCTAGTAAGAAACTGTGATAAATAATGTGATAATGATTGTAATAGAAATCGCCCACTTCACTGTGGGCGACATGTAGATCACTATAATCTGATAAATGATAATTTATTTAATTACATCATAGAGTTGTGGATTAGATAAATAATCTGCGGCTAAACCTACTGATGGGTTATATTGTCCACCCTGGATCTCAGAGAATGCTTTACCCTCTTTACCTAATGAGACTTTGCGTTCATCTTTACCCGTACTTTCATGAATAGAATAGGTTTTACGACGCATTGCTATATATTTATCTGCATCATTAGCAATATCGGTGTGATAACCTGTAATTTGTGTATCCGTTAAGGCTAATTTATTTGATAAATCACAGCCCCAACGCGTTAAACAAACTTCTGCAAAGTGGCGAACGACTAATCCTGGTGCATATAATGCATTTTCACCTTCACTACCATCAATAGCAGCATTACCCACTAATGTGGCGTGGCGTCCTGAAATAGGGAAAATATGCATTTTAGTGTCTGCCGTCACCGTTGGGATCACGCAAATAAATCCTTTTGAACGCTCATCTTTTGCATAAAATCCAACATATTCTTTGACGTTTTTACCAAGCGTCACTTTTTCAGGTTGGAAATTTAATGGTCCCGGAACAGGATCGATAGCAAAAATATTCACT comes from Proteus vulgaris and encodes:
- the fliS gene encoding flagellar export chaperone FliS, whose translation is MYQQSASKMYAQIDVESEILNATPYQLIQILFNGALSALRRALILMEQGNIAGKGENISKAINIIGNGLKQGLDKEKGGELAENLELLYDYMVNQLLDANLKNNPEKIHEVIKLLTEISDAWQQIGTQINSY
- the fliT gene encoding flagellar protein FliT, with translation MDIMAAYEHVLKSSEQMLTLAKDQQWDKLIEMEMDYLKSVESITKMVKPADGELRLQQCLTDMLKKILENENETRNLLRARLDELGILIRQTEQEQRVQNSYGQFTEHSYYPDLNLK
- a CDS encoding GNAT family N-acetyltransferase, translating into MNWILKSFSQLTTDELYAILALRNQVFICEQQCAYQDLDGLDQKTLHLFAKEKESQQLIAYARLLPQGIAFKEASIGRVIVAQNQRGSGIAHQLIKEAIATTCRHFNTHTIKIMAQAYLVSFYQSHGFVIDSETYLEDNIPHIDMVLVQSVQSMSV